A portion of the Macaca mulatta isolate MMU2019108-1 chromosome 4, T2T-MMU8v2.0, whole genome shotgun sequence genome contains these proteins:
- the LOC144340485 gene encoding uncharacterized protein LOC144340485 isoform X1, which translates to MNRTWKRFWIVEATREPLMGHCTRWLLRSLELGKETLLQAEPPSKLILTIVGTIAGLTLRPALVLGAVMCEKFSGACYHPNPSRSQMLKERRPCLSWLPPSAGDKVRGGWTTTLWGQRSRE; encoded by the exons ATGAATCGTACCTGGAAGAGGTTCTGGATTGTGGAGGCCACAAGGGAACCCCTGATGGGTCACTGCACTAGGTGGCTGCTCAGAAGCCTAGAGCTTGGCAAGGAGACGCTGCTGCAGGCAG AACCACCTTCCAAGCTCATCCTAACCATCGTGGGAACCATTGCTGGCTTAACATTACGTCCTGCTCTGGTCCTTGGAGCTGTGATGTGCGAGAAGTTCTCAG GTGCCTGTTATCATCCAAACCCAAGCAGAAGCCAGATGTTGAAGGAGCGCAGGCCATGCCTGTCGTGGTTGCCTCCCAGTGCAGGGGACAAGGTGAGAGGAGGGTGGACGACGACTCTGTGGGGACAGAGAAGCAGAGAATAA
- the LOC144340485 gene encoding uncharacterized protein LOC144340485 isoform X2, producing the protein MNRTWKRFWIVEATREPLMGHCTRWLLRSLELGKETLLQAEPPSKLILTIVGTIAGLTLRPALVLGAVMCEKFSGACYHPNPSRSQMLKERRPCLSWLPPSAGDKLQGNQLCKVTSYVML; encoded by the exons ATGAATCGTACCTGGAAGAGGTTCTGGATTGTGGAGGCCACAAGGGAACCCCTGATGGGTCACTGCACTAGGTGGCTGCTCAGAAGCCTAGAGCTTGGCAAGGAGACGCTGCTGCAGGCAG AACCACCTTCCAAGCTCATCCTAACCATCGTGGGAACCATTGCTGGCTTAACATTACGTCCTGCTCTGGTCCTTGGAGCTGTGATGTGCGAGAAGTTCTCAG GTGCCTGTTATCATCCAAACCCAAGCAGAAGCCAGATGTTGAAGGAGCGCAGGCCATGCCTGTCGTGGTTGCCTCCCAGTGCAGGGGACAAG CTACAAGGCAACCAGCTATGCAAGGTCACAAGTTACGTTATGCTATAG